The Algoriphagus halophilus sequence GAGATTTTTCTGATCCTCCTGATGAGCTCAAAATCCTCCATAATGGTATATTTTTCATTGAATCCTTCCAATTTCTCAAAAAGACTGCGTGTAATATAAAGGGTTTGATCTCCACCTCCAGCAAAAATTCCATTAAAACGCGTAAACCAAGCATTAATTTTTAGTAAAAATTGAGTCTTATCGAAACTATATCGGTAACAACCAGCAAGTTTACTGTTCAAAAAATTTTTATAAATATCCTGAGCAAATCCTTTGATCGGTCGAGTGTCAGCATGTACAAAATAAAAAATAGAACCAATGGCATGTCTTGCTCCTAAATTCATCTGATAAGCCCTAGATCGTCTTTCTGAGTGAAAAAATTTTACACCAAAATTCTCAGCCACTTGTTTTGTCTGATCTGAACTCTGAGCATCTACTACAATAATTTCTAAAATCTTTGGATCCTTTTCGGCTTTGATTAATGGAATGAGTTCTTTTAAGTTACCTGACTCATTGTATGTTGGGATAATGACCGAAATGCTTTCTTCCTCAATCATCAGATCTTCTGATCACGTAATTTTTGATGGAGTTCTCCAATACCACTTTTTGTAGTATTCCGTCTTCATAGTAGAAGGTATTAGTATTCCCATTTACTTCTAGGGAATAGACCCCTGGTTCATCCTCGACCACAGTAGTTATTAATCCAAAATTCTCTGACAGAAGAATATCACCATCATTAGGTTCCTCAAAATAAAGC is a genomic window containing:
- a CDS encoding TIGR04283 family arsenosugar biosynthesis glycosyltransferase, which translates into the protein MIEEESISVIIPTYNESGNLKELIPLIKAEKDPKILEIIVVDAQSSDQTKQVAENFGVKFFHSERRSRAYQMNLGARHAIGSIFYFVHADTRPIKGFAQDIYKNFLNSKLAGCYRYSFDKTQFLLKINAWFTRFNGIFAGGGDQTLYITRSLFEKLEGFNEKYTIMEDFELIRRIRKISSFHIIPKEVIVSARKYEDNGWLRVQFANLLAFTLFLLNSNPKSIKSLYCILLKKQNT